A stretch of Fundulus heteroclitus isolate FHET01 unplaced genomic scaffold, MU-UCD_Fhet_4.1 scaffold_66, whole genome shotgun sequence DNA encodes these proteins:
- the phax gene encoding phosphorylated adapter RNA export protein: MAELMDGDLEDGEISGSDTEMGGAAAEQAKAQGSLAFSGESFQPRPASACQPPAAYRSSAKAVESSDSDADSSDEEAAVWRRKRLKVSNAPQPPASSARPGPPLASARGAPESRKVNNIWGSVVQEQCQDAITAELGVFGMEGVSMASRSVETYNFVLARKMMEKEREAERQSRQGGEVSMLDAELEDYMRGRGSEGDAKRKRPARERLGAKAEMDTKGRYEITEDDPDDKVIDEIAYRLQEPKKDLIERVVQVVGKKKAIELLGETATLEENGGMYTMDGSRRRTPGGVFLNLLKNTPSVSRSQMKKIFFEEHQKEYKSKKAAQKRRRHVLAKKMKQAIGTLNLHEHDDVSRETFASDTNEALESLEEGAEGEEEEEEEEEEEEGKEEAAVGTEETAVVYSSADLEVF; this comes from the coding sequence ATGGCGGAGCTGATGGACGGCGACCTGGAAGACGGAGAAATCTCCGGCTCGGACACCGAGATGGGTGGCGCTGCGGCCGAACAAGCCAAAGCCCAGGGCTCCCTGGCGTTCAGCGGGGAGTCCTTCCAGCCGAGACCTGCGTCCGCCTGCCAGCCTCCCGCCGCCTACCGGAGCTCCGCCAAGGCGGTGGAGTCCAGCGACAGCGACGCGGACTCCTCCGACGAGGAGGCCGCCGTCTGGCGTCGGAAGCGGCTAAAAGTGTCAAACGCCCCGCAGCCGCCCGCCAGCTCCGCGCGGCCCGGTCCGCCCCTTGCGTCCGCGCGCGGAGCCCCGGAAAGCCGCAAGGTGAACAACATCTGGGGCTCGGTGGTGCAAGAACAGTGCCAGGATGCCATAACAGCGGAGCTGGGCGTGTTCGGCATGGAGGGCGTCAGCATGGCCAGCAGAAGCGTTGAGACTTATAACTTCGTCCTGGCTCGGAAGATGATGGAGAAGGAGAGGGAGGCGGAGAGGCAGTCCAGGCAGGGAGGAGAGGTGAGCATGCTGGATGCTGAGCTGGAGGATTACATGAGGGGCCGAGGGTCGGAGGGTGACGCCAAGCGAAAGCGCCCTGCCAGGGAGAGACTAGGCGCTAAAGCTGAGATGGACACCAAGGGCCGGTACGAGATAACGGAGGACGACCCGGACGACAAGGTGATCGACGAAATCGCGTACAGGCTGCAGGAGCCCAAGAAAGACCTGATCGAGCGCGTGGTGCAGGTGGTGGGGAAGAAGAAAGCCATAGAACTGCTGGGAGAGACCGCCACGCTGGAGGAGAACGGCGGCATGTACACCATGGACGGCAGCAGGCGGCGGACGCCCGGCGGCGTCTTCCTCAACCTGCTGAAGAACACGCCCAGCGTGAGCCGGTCGCAGATGAAGAAGATCTTCTTCGAAGAGCACCAGAAGGAGTACAAGAGCAAGAAGGCGGCGCAGAAGAGACGGCGGCACGTGCTGGCCAAGAAGATGAAGCAGGCCATCGGCACGCTGAACCTGCACGAGCACGACGACGTCTCCAGGGAGACGTTTGCCAGCGACACCAACGAGGCCTTGGAGTCACTGGAGGAGGGtgcagagggagaggaggaggaggaggaggaggaagaggaggaggaagggaaggaggaagcTGCTGTAGGGACCGAGGAGACGGCAGTGGTCTACAGCTCTGCAGACCTGGAGGTTTTCTGA